The genome window ACAAAGTGAAGACcataagagggaaaaaaaatgtgctgatgtatttttattaaaaatttacataaaagCTAGTGTAATTCAGACACTGATAACACTCGGAAGATCTACAACTCTGCAAGGTCAGCATCAGAGTCATCACTGAAAGTAAACTAAGAGTGAATGATGGGGAATCAGTCATTTGTaacttagtaaaaaatttggaGATACCCATTCAAAAGATAGGGACAACATTTGGCAAAGGAGAAGGAAAATCAGGTAAGCCTGGCATAGGAGCCTTTTTGAATGTTGttgttttttcccctttctgATCACATTCATACAAGGATTTTGGCATATATAgatccaaaagaaaaaacaaaaaaaaaacacacataaACCTGCACAAGCACATCTATTTGATTatcaatatatacaaaagaaaaacaaaaaaacacacacaaatACCTGCACAAGCACATGTATTTGATTATCATCCTTTAAGATAAAAGAATTGGAAATGAGACACTCACAACGTTTGTTTGGACCACTCCAGGTGACACACATACTACACTAACACCAGCTTCAGCAGGTAGCCGCTTATGGAGGACACTGCTAAACTGGACCTGCAATCCATATTCCACACTAAGCATCAAGTTCATTATTTACAATTAAATCCATACTTGAGCAAATCTTGTAACATTTCACCATTTATCACACTGCAGCCTTGAGTAGTAAATGATGTTTCAAGCCAGAATGATTGGAATTCAGAGCAAATGTTTGAAAacatttaaataacaaaaagaaacaaacaaacaaacaaggagagagaaagagagagagagagagagagagagagagagagatgtgaAGTATACATGCTttagcataaaaaaaatttacaaccTTATTTGAAAcacaagaaaaagagagaaaaagaacatACAAACAAATTCATGCTGAATGTTCATTATTCTGACAagcatgtttaaaaaaattacataatgtGCACTCACCATTACAGGCAACCATACAGGGATAAGCCACATGATCGATCAATCATATAACATAAGTTGAATTTGGCATAGCTAATACCATACCTGACTATCGAATATGGCCATATGTTCAGTCTCTCTAACAAATACTTGAAGAAGAGATGGaaacttttttgttttgataagtaagcaaaGGTATTGTATTAATAAGACGTGCTAAAATAGCGGCCCAAAATGTACAAGAAAATGACACTCACCCCTTTACAGctgaaacaaaaaagaaaactatcTAAACAAGATGTACAAAAAACAGTCATTCCTTCAACAGGAACCCACacaatcaataaaatctattaaCGTCAAAAAACCATCTTTTATAAACAGTTTGGTCTCCGAccaaagtaaataaacaaaagaagctTTTGGCCTTTAAAAGGATTGTCAAAGGCAATTCTATTTCTAGCCTTCCAAACTGATCAAAACAAGCATAAAAGGCCTGCTTTCCACACTGTCCTGCGCTTTTTGCCCACCCAAGCTCCATTCCAGCCCAAGAAGGTCTCCCTTACTGATGAAGGGAACACTCAAAACACACCGAACAAGGTAAAAAACAGCTTCTCCACCTCCCTTGTCTTTtcgcaatggagaagaagatggTTAATAGACTCTTCATGAGCTTGGCACAAAAAGCATCTATTTGCTAAGACCCACCCCCTCTTCTGAATTTGGTCCAAAGTTAGAACTTTTCCCCATGAAGCttcccaagaaaagaaaataattttttgcttCACACAAGAGTTCCATATTATCTTCATTGGGAAACAAACTGATGAGTTCGACTCTAAGACTTTGTAAAGGGACTTTACCAAGAAGTTGTCATCTTTGGACTCCAACCACCTCACCCTATCTTCCTTATCCAACAACACTCCTTCCCCACACAAGCGCCCCAACAGGTTCTCCACCTCATCCAACTCTCAATCGTCGAAGGGCCTAGTGAAACGAGGGTTCCAACTCCCTCCCCCCCTTCCCTTTCCCCACTTGCTAAACCAGTCCATACATCACTCACCCATGCCTCTTTGGATGCAgctaaagcaaataaaaagGGGAAAGATTCGCACAATGATGAAgttccacaccacttatccttccaaaagCTCACCCTCCAGCCATTACCACCACAAAAGATATTCTAGTGCTAACAAGGTGGCCAAgcttcctaattgctttccacaaaCCTACTCCATACCCCTCCCTAACCTCATGGGAACACCACCCACCTCGATCCTCCCCATATTTCCCCCTTATAACCTGGTTCTAAAAAGCCTCTCTTTCATTTGCAAAACACTATGTCCATTTGCCAAGGAAAGCCTTATTGAGCATAGCAAGACTCTTAACTCCAACACcccttttcttttatctatACAAATTGTCGACCACCTCACTAAATGAGGTTTACGCTCAAGAGCCCCACCTCCCCACAAAATATCCCTCTAAATTTGCTCCAATCTCATTCTAATCACTCTTGGCAGATGAAGGATGAACGTAAAATAAATAGGCAAACTGGACAAAGTACTGTGAATCAATGTAATTCTCCCGCCCTTAGAGATATATTGTCGCTTCCACAACATAGccaatctttttcaaaatctttcgTCAATACCATCCCAAGCTACCACGGAATTAAAAGGAGCTCCTAGCGGCATTCCCAAGTAGGTGGACGGTAGACTTCCCACCTTGCAGCCCAGATCACAAGCCAAATCATCCACATTCTCCACCCTTCCCACTAGGATCAACTCACTTTTATCCATATTAGCCTTCAACCCAAAGATTACCtcaaaccacatcaacaacCAGCACAAAAACGTCATTTGCTCCTCCCACGCCTCACAAAAAATCAGTGTATCATCAACAAACAGCAGATGGGAGACCTTGACCCCTTCACCTCCTCTACCCCTTACTTGACAAGCTGATAAAAAGCCACCACAGACTGCTCTCGTTAAAAGATAGCTGAGGGCTTCCATTGCTATCACAAAAAGGTAAGGTGAAAGCGGGTCTCTCTGCCTTAAGACCCCtagaactttgaaaaaaaacccAATAGTGTTCTGTTAACTAAAATGGAAAAACTGGTTGTGGATAAACACCACTTAATCCACCTTAACCACTTctccccaaaccccattttctcCATACCTGTAAGCAAAAACGACCactccacatgatcataggctttTGAAGAAGAGAtggaaactaaaaattattccataaaatttttgaatttttgtttgtatGCATGCACCCATGTTATGGGTTCTAATATAAGTGCTACAAGAACTTGAACACAgccaaaaagacaaaaaagaagTGGATGAAggtagtgaaaaaaataaacaaatatgaaTTTAGGATGTGTCCAACATGAAACTGACCTTGATTTAACACATTTCCAactctatttttcattttctgaaTGTTAAATTCTCATAAGAAGATTTTAAAGTTCTGTGAAGTACATAcagggatatatatatatatatatcctctaATCATCctggatgagatgaatgacaAACCTTTCCTTTTATCCTTTTTCTTTAAATGACAACCCAAACTCAGTtcgaaaacaaaattaattttcttcacagaatgaaatatgaaaacaacCACAAtctaaaggaaagaaaacattCCCAAGCCCAGAAACTATTGATTTAAATATGCCAAACTTTTGAGTGCACCTGTGCTAGCTTGCTGCTAGAGTATCCAACCAAACttgtatattttcttttcccagAAACAACATTCATATCTTCCGTGTCAACAAAGCCAATGTAATGCATCTGCATAGAGAAAAATTGACAAACTGCTCTTAGAATTGTATGGGAAGAAGACAGTAACAAGTATGACATATATCTACAAATTACCAAGATGAATCAACTACTGCTTATGGATGATTATTAAAGCATAGCCCCTTATTTTTACAAAGAATGCAGGTCGGGTAACATAGGACATATCCCaaatgataacaaaaaattcacATGTACACTTGCACTGAAGAATGATTACTAACAGCAATATCAATTATTACTCGAAGTGAAAGAACACAATGCATTTATCTCCCATACAGAATCTCATTGATAGTAAAACATGTGAAGGAAATGGAGGGTGAGGCAGCCCCTGAAGCCTAAAACAACAAGGGAAAAACAAACCGAGCTCGCAGAGAAACCTCAAACCAGCTCTAGACAAGAAAACCACCCAAAGTGTGAAATAAAGTGATTGGGTCATCAGAAAGTAAGGCTTAGATATTCTctcttgaaaaacaatttttaagacaGCAAAAAGGTTAAAAGGGTCTATAATGCTTCTCAGCAATGAAATTCCAAGAGGAAACATAAAAACCACACCACAAAGAAGAAACTAAAATACCCACAAATGTGGAATATAAGGTAATTGTTTTGCAGTGCAACATTTTATATAATCTATcgtaataaaaattgaattcacgagaaaaaaataaagcagTCCAAGTAAAACAATAATGGGTTGACAAAAAGATCATCCTAACATGCTTCAATGCTTGATATCTTTATATTATGTAAGGCATATCTGGAAGAATAATGTGAACGGTTGGGTAAAGCGAGATGGAGAGGCTGAGACCTAAGTGGCTTTTCTCAAATGAAACATTCAGGGAAGCAGGTTATCAAGATAAAAAAGGTTTCCAGGAAGATGTAAAAAAAGGCACCATAGAAAGTTAATAAAAACAATGTGAAACACTTGAACTCAACCCTTTGAAATTGACATGCCCTCTCATAgataaaatcaatgaaaatataGAATACAAAATAAAGGACCCTAATTCATAAAGTTAAATTATTGCACAAAGGTTTAAACAAAAACGTTTCCAGAAATTAAAGAGGAAATTAAACAACTGCTTTTTGTTTCAATCATGATTGGTGTTACCCCTCCTGGCCTCATGTATTAAAAATACACCAGCCCTTAATTTTAGGAAcaattaaaattactattttaacTACAAATAATGTTTTTACATAATAAAAGATATATACTGATAAGATAAAATTAGTGATTTTATCCGATCAATGTGTAAACTGTCATGGTGAGCTAATGGATCAATGTATAAACTGCCATGGTGAGCTAATGGACAAAGGCTATAAAATCAATAACAAAAAGACTGATGAACCAGTCACATGCAAATTTTCATCACTCAACAAGAAAACAGATGACACTTTTTGATAAATTCATGAGGTAGTGAGGGAATTCTCCAATGTTTTATACAAATATGACCAATAATTGGCAAAAAATTGGATCACGCACATTTTGATTTATAGGTAATTACATATAAGATGGTTACAGAACTTACAACGGAATTCACATTAACAATTCGACTTGGAGAGCCTCTAATAAGGGATGGCAAAAGCAATATTGAAAGCAATGCTGGAGCCAGATGATTCACTTGCATGTGTTCTTCATACCCgtcctttgaaaatttttgtggTTCTAAatacaaaagggaaaaaaaaaagtgaagtacTACAAGTTTGATCAGAAGGGAAAAAACTATTCACATTGTTTATATTATACATGAATACACAAAAGATGCAAAATTCTggataaaatgaaaaatgtaagAACCTCCAATGGAAAATATTCCCGCATTATTTATAAGAACATGCAAAGGTGCTGATCGCGCATTCCACGCTTCACAAAATCTCGCAACAGAATCCAAGGAGAGGAGATCAAGTTCCATCACcttaaaagttcaaaattttgtgTAAGTCAGCCATCTCACAGCTAAGAAGCTACACTGaacattaaaatattgaaacatTTAGCACTACAAAGAAACAAAGGATAATGCAAAAGTCAGCAGTATGCATGAAACTATAACAAATATTCAACAAGCAAAGATGCACAACTATTCAAAATCATgggaaaggaaaattatttaattccaAAATTAGGTGGAGTCTTAACCAACAAACCGTTTCCCAAATGGGGCATCTCAATATCTAGTATATTTTAATCTTCATTTAGGTAAAGTATTACAATCGAGAGCAGCATCTAGAATTTAACGAAGACGTTTGACTGccctgttttttcctttttttcctttcttttttttatttttaactttgcCTGATTATAAAAAGTCaaaagtttatttttgcattgatTTCTATTCAGATTTTAGACAAATTTAGAACTGAATACTATTCAGAATTTAGATAGAAAAACAATCGCTACTAAAGTACCTCAATGTTGAGAGGAAGGCCTTTCCCAGACCACTCACTCTGCCACTTCTGAATCAAATCATTAGCCGCCTTGGAATTTCTCACCGCCATAACCACATGCGCCCCTGCTTCCGCCAACTGTCTGTTCAACATACACACAATGAGTGAAGTATTCAATCCAACTGCCGTTTCAAGATTTAGGATTTGAACAAGGGAATACCAATCTTCTTTATTCCAATTAAGCAACAGTTTCTCGGTTTTATTTGGGGGGAAAAGGTACAATGACAGAACCACTTAATCCTACTGCAGCTTCAGTTGAGGGCTTAGGGATTAGAAAAACAACGAAACAGAcgatcaaataaataaaaaatattctccatTTTCACTTTCTGTGATTTTCTCGGGAAACAAACAGGGAGAGACCTGGCGATTTGGAGGCCGATTCCGCTGGTAGATCCGGTGATGATGCAGGTGAGATCGTGGAGAGGAGGCAAAGGCAAGGGGTTCTGCAAATGGCTGGCGGAGATTCTCTGAAACAGCATCTCGTATATCACATACAGCCATCCCCTCAGCCACTCCATCCATCCCAGCCCCTGCTTCCCTCCACTAGACGACGTCGTT of Vitis vinifera cultivar Pinot Noir 40024 chromosome 17, ASM3070453v1 contains these proteins:
- the LOC100254267 gene encoding dehydrogenase/reductase SDR family member FEY — protein: MGKTTSSSGGKQGLGWMEWLRGWLYVIYEMLFQRISASHLQNPLPLPPLHDLTCIITGSTSGIGLQIARQLAEAGAHVVMAVRNSKAANDLIQKWQSEWSGKGLPLNIEVMELDLLSLDSVARFCEAWNARSAPLHVLINNAGIFSIGEPQKFSKDGYEEHMQVNHLAPALLSILLLPSLIRGSPSRIVNVNSVMHYIGFVDTEDMNVVSGKRKYTSLVGYSSSKLAQVQFSSVLHKRLPAEAGVSVVCVSPGVVQTNVARDLPRIVQAAYHLIPYFIFTPQEGSRSALFAATDPQIPEYCEMLKADEWPVSAFISQDCNPTNPSEEAHNIETSYRVWEKTLELIGLPLDSVERLIEGEEVKCRYGGQAEE